TGGCCCAGGAGGCCGCCCAGGCGGAGGCCGCCCGTCAGGCGGAGGCCGCCGCGGCGCGCGCCAAGGTGGAGGCGGAGGGTGGCCGCACCCTGGCGCAGGGCCTGGACCGCACGCGCAACCAGGGCTTCATGGCGCGGCTCAACGGCCTGTTCGGCGGCCAGCGCACGATGGACGAGTCCGTCCTGTCGGAGCTGGAGGAGATCCTCTTCACCGCGGACATCGGCGTGCGCACCGCGGACCACCTGGTGGAGGTGGCGCGCGAGAAGCTCAAGCGCAACGAGCTGAAGGACCCGGAGCGCATCAAGGGCGCCATCCGCGACGAGGTGGCGCGCATGGTGGACCTGCCCGTGCCGCGCTCGCTGGAGGGCGGAGGCCCGCCGCACGTGGTGATGGTGGTGGGCGTCAACGGCGCCGGGAAGACGACGACCATCGGCAAGCTGGCCGCGCAGCTCACCGGCCAGGGCAAGAAGGTGGTGCTCGCCGCGGGCGACACGTTCCGCGCCGCCGCCACGGAGCAGCTGGATGTGTGGGCCGGCCGCGCCGGCGCGCAGCTGGTGACGGGGCCAGAGGGCGGAGACCCGAGCTCCGTCATCTTCGACGCGGTGAAGAAGGCGAAGGAGGAAGGCGCCGACGTCATCATCGCGGACACCGCGGGCCGGCTGCACACCAAGGCCCCGCTCATGGAGGAGCTCAAGAAGGTCAAGCGCGTGATGGACAAGGCGCTGCCCGGCGCGCCCCATGAAATCCTGCTCGTGCTGGACTCCACCAACGGGCAGAACGCCATCCAGCAGGCCAAGCAGTTCCACGAGGCCGTGGGCGTCAGCGCCATCGCGCTCACCAAGCTGGACGGCACCGCCAAGGGCGGCGTCATCATCGGCATCTGCGACGAGCTGAAGCTGCCCGTGGTCTGGGTGGGCGTGGGCGAGAAGGTCGCCGACCTGCGCCGCTTCGAGCCGCGCGAGTTCGTGAAGGCGCTGTTCGACTGACGGACCGCCGTCACTGCCCCATGAGCTGGGGCAGGAGCTGTTCCAGCAGCTGCTGCGTCTGGGCGTCCAGCTTCACGTCGCCCAGGTCGCCGCCCATGGCCTCCATCAGCCCCTGGAGGTCCGCCGCGCCCAGGTCCTCGTCGCCGTGGGCCTCCTCCCACCAGCGCGCTCTCAGCTGCCCCAGCGCCTTCGCGTTCGCGGGGCTCGCCTTCGCCAGCTCCTGCGTGAAGCACGCCTTGCACGCCCACTTGAAGCGGTACGTGTCCACGTACGCGCGCAGGGCCTTGAAGAAGGCGCTGTCCCCCACGAGCTTGCGCGACGCGTGGTGCAGGAGTGGCGCCTTGCCGTACACGAGCGCGCCGTACTCCAGCTCGCCGCCGTCGAAGTCGCCCGTGGGTCGGTCCGCGCGGCCGTCCCTGCCGCCGGACAGCCGGAAGAACTGGTACGGCATCACCAGGGCCTCGTTGCGCAGGGACTCGGCGGCCTCCGGGCCGTGGGCCCACTCCATGTAGAGGAGCGCCGCGTACTGCGCCAACGACTCGTCCACCACCGGGTCGTGGATGGGGTCGGAGCCCACGAGCCCCGCGAAGTACTGGTGCGCCACCTCGTGCGCCACGGTGAACTCCAGCGTGCGCTCCAGGGACTCGCCCACCTGCGCGCCCACCTGCGCCAGCAGGCCCGCGCCTTGCGCGTCCAGCAGCTCCTGGAAGGCCTCCATGCCGGGCATGCCCGCCAGCATCTTCAAGGGGTCCTGCTTCGCGCGGTAGAGCGACGTGCCCACCGTCACCAGGCCCGGGAACTCCATGCCGCCCGCGCCCCCGCTCAAGGGGGCCTGCACCACGCGGAAGTGGGTGTAGGGCAGCGGGCCCAGCCGCTTCTCGAACTCCGTCAGGGCCTGCGACGCGTACTTGAGCACGCGCTTGCCTGTCGCCGCGTCCTGCGCCGCGAAGTGGCTCTCCACCGTGACGCCATTCACCGTCGAAGTCGCGGACTGGTAGCCGCGCGTCACCAGCACCGGGAAGTCGCGCACCGCCGCCGCCGCGAAGCTGTAGCGCACCCGGCCGTCGCGCTCGGGCACTTCCCCCAGGGGCGTCCCGGTGGCGTGCGCCGCCCAGCCCGACGGCACGGTGAGCGTGGCCAGCACGTGCGCGGGCTCGTACAGCGCCAGGTCCCCCATGCCCTGCGGGCCGGCCCACGGCTGGCCCTGGTCATCCACCGGGGGCACCTGCGGCACCACGCCCACCAGGCTCACCACGTCCGCCGTGGCGGAGAAGGCCCCGTGGTCATCCGCGCCGGTCTTCCCACCGCCGCCCAGGCCCATGAGCGACTCCGCGCCCGGCGCCGCCCTGGGCACCGTGCCCTTCACCGCGACCTCCAGCGACACCGTGCCGCCGGGGGCCACGGGGGGCTCCACGGTGATGCGCTGCAACGTGGGCTCCGGCCCCAGCTCCAGCGCCACGGCCTTCCCGTTGAGCTTCGCGCTGGAGAGCGTCACCTGGCGGGAGCGGGTGTTGGGCGTCAGCCGCAGGTACAGCTCCGTCAGCGGCCGGGGCCCCTTCGCCACCAGTTGCACCTGCACCTTGCCCCAGACGCGCCGCTCCTTCGGCTCCACCTCCAGTTGCACGCGGTAGAGCGGCACGGACTCCAGCGGCCCCAGCGCCTTCGCGGCCCGGTCCCGCTCCCCCGGCTTCAGGTGCTGGAGACACAGCTGGACTTCCGGAGCCACGCTTGGCGCCACGCTGCCCGCGCCCGGGATGGCGGGCGCGGCAGGAGGGGCCGCGGCGGCAGGGCCTGAGAGCAGCGCGCACAGCAGCCACCATCCGGGGAGGGTCCGCATGGGGGCATGCTAATTGACCCCGTCCAGCGCCGCTCGCTACAAGCCTCCGGGTGCGCCACTCGCGAACGTTGACCCTCTCCGCCGCCGCGCTGAGCCTCCTGGCCTGCGCGAAGCAGGTTCCACCGTCCACCGCCGTCGCGCCGCCCGAACCGCGCTCGGTCCAGTTGCTGAGCGCCACGCCGGAGCGAGAGACGGCGCGCCTGGAGCAGCGGCGCGAGGACGTGGAGGTGGACACGCGCGAGGGCGAGCGCACGCCGCGCGTCGTCGCCACCGCGGAGACGCCGTCATTGCGGCTGGACGGCGCCCAGGCCCGCCTCTGCGGGGACGCGGCCTGCACGAAGGGCTTCGCCGTGGACAACTTCCTCCTGCTGGAGGTGCTGGACGCGAAGGGCAAGGTGTCGCGCCGCGCCGCCGTGGGCTTCACGGACAGCGTCTTCATTGGCAACGAGCAGGTGGACAACGTGGGCCGGCGCGCCTTCAGCTTCGAGCCCAACGAGGTGGACGTCACCGCCCTGCTGCCGGAGTCCGAGCCCTTCCGCCTCCGCGCCACCGCGCTGGACTACTGGGGCGTGGGCCGCGTGACGAACATCTTCCTGCGACTGGAGCCGGGCGCGGGCCGCGCCGAGGACGACCTGCGCGGCCACTGAGGGGCTCCGGGGCTCCGACGAAGCGTGGAGGCGGACGCGGACGTCCGCCCCACACGGCGTCAGAAGCGCATGCCGGGCGCGGGCATCACCGGGCGCAGGCCCGAGAACCCGATGGAGCCGTCGCACTCCCCGCCGCACACCTGGCCCGGGGTGAGCTCCGCGGGGCTCTTCGTCACGGCGTAGGCACCGGCGCCCGCCGCGGCGGCCACCACGCCCACGCCCACCCAGACGTACCACTTCTGGTACCAGGCCTTGCTGGTGCTCTCCTTCACCTCCGGCGGCTGCTCGGTGCCCAGCGCCAGCCCCGGCTGGTCCACCGGCTCCGCGGGCTTCGAGGGCTCCAGCACCGTCGAGCGCGGCGTGTCGTCCGGCTGCGCCACCGCCGCCGTCGCCGCCGGCTCGGGGGACGGACGCAGGCGGCCCTCCACGACGTAGAGCTGGCCGGCGCGCACGTTGATGTTCTTCACGTCCTTGAGCCCCGCCGGCCCCCGGAACTCGATTTCGTGCTGCCCCTGGGACAGCGGGTGGTTCTCCACGGGGGTGGCGCCCACGCGCGTCCCGTCCACGAACACGGTGACGCGGGGCACGTCCGCGCGCAGGGTGGCGAAGCCCGTCGCCGCGTCCAGCGCAAGCGTCAGCTCCGCCGTCTGGCCCGGCGCCAGCGTCACCTGCTGGTTGAAGTCCGAGTAGTTCTGACGGCGGGCGATGACGGTGTGCTCCCCCGGCGCCAGCTCCAGCGGCGTCAGCGGGTTCACCTCCTGGCCGTCCACCGTCACCTTCGCGGTGCGCGCGTTGCTGCCCAGCTTGAGCACGAGCGTGGCCTTGGCGGGCGCCACGTCCTCGGCGGTGGCCGTCGCGGTGCCCTTGCCCGTCTTGCCCTTGCGCGCGCCCAGCTTCTCCTTCTTGGGTGGCGTCTTGCGCTTCACCGTGGGCTTCGGCTTCGCGGTCTTGGGCTTGCCCTTGGACTTCGTGGGCTTCGTCTCCTCCGTGGGGGCGAGGAGATCATCATTGTCCTGGGCGAAGGCCGCGGAGGGCAGCGCCAGGGTGGCGACGAGCGACAGGATGGCGAAGCGGCGAAGACTCATGTCGGTCCGAAGGTTAGAGAGTCATCCCAGGGGAAGCAAACACCGTCCCACCGGCCCGTCCGTTGGGCGAATATCCGCGCCCCATGCACCGCGCCCTCGTCACCCTCCCCCTCGGCCTCTGTGTCCTCTCGCTCGCGGCCTGTCCGGGCAAGGCCCCACCCCGGGTGGAGACCGCCACGGCCTCCCGGCCGCCGCCCATCCACGTGCCGCCCGGCTGTGAGAAGGACCAGTCCGGCGACTACCACCACGCGCAGAACCCGGCCTTCCGCTACCTGGGCCAGGACGACGGCCACACCCTGTCGCTCGCGGTGGTGCGCGCCTGGGCGGACGGCGGCGTGGAGTCCCCGGACGCGGGCTCGGTGGGAATCGTCCTCACCCGCACGCCGGAGGGCTTCGTGGGCGAGACGCGCGCCACCGGCTTCAGCGCCTCCGGGACGCCCTGCCCCGTCACCTTCCCTACGGAGGCAGTGGCCTGCACCGACGCCGGCCTCACCCTGCGGGCCGCGTCGAGCACCTCCATCGACGAGGGCTGCCGCCCCGCGACCTCCGGCCCCGCCCCGGTGCGCCAGGAGCAGGTGCTGCTGCGCGGCGTCCCCGACGCGGGCCTGTAGACCCCCGCGCTGAGAGCCGAAAAGCACCGCGCCGCCCTCCCCGCCCTGGAAGCCCGGGTGGGAAGCGGCGGCGCGAGGTGAACGTGAAGCGCTTCGAGCGGCTCAGGCCGCCTGGCGCGGCTGCTCCTCGGAGGACGTCACGGCGGGGACGGCGTCCGCCACCTTCGCCTTGCCGGCGAAGCCCTGCAGCAGGCTGGACACGCCCACGTAGAGGAAGCCCGCCAGGAACAGGATGATGAAGGGCACCGACGTGTAGATGCGCGCGTCGATGGCGAACCACAGCGCCCCGGTGAAGTAGGCGGCGAAGAGCAGCTCCACCACCGGCATCAGCGTCTTGCTGCCCCGGTAGCTCTTCTTCACGGCCTTGACGCTCTTGCCCTCGGCGCCCGTCTTCGGCGTGCGGGCGAAGCCCGACTGCTGGTTGAGCAGCGCCTCGCCCACGGCCTTCGCGTTGTTGATGGCCAGGCCGATGCCCAGGCTCATCAGGAAGGGCAGGTACTTGAAGCGCTCCCAGCCCTTCACGCCGCGCTCGCGCTGGGCGGCCACGTAGAAGACGCAGACGCTGGCCGTCGCGGTGATGAAGAAGGGCAGGTCCAGGAACAGCGTGCCGTACAGGCCGTGCTGGAAGCGCACCACCATGCTGATGGGCATCAGCACGGACAGCAGCACCATCAACAGGTAGGCCATGTTGTTGGTGAGGTGGAAGAAGGCCTCGCGCTTCACCAGCAGCGGCAGGTCGCTCTTGAGGATGGTGGGCAAGAGCTTCTTCGCCGTCTGGATGGAGCCCTTGGCCCAGCGGTGCTGCTGGCTCTTGAAGGCGTTCATGTCCACCGGCACCTCCGCCGGGGAGATGACCTCCGGCAGGAAGATGAACTGCCAGCCCTTCAGCTGGGCGCGGTAGGACAGGTCCAGGTCCTCCGTGAGCGTGTCGTGCTGCCAGCCGCCCGCGTCGGAGATGGTGCTGCGGCGCCAGATGCCCGCGGTGCCGTTGAAGTTGAAGAAGCAGCCGGCGCGGTTGCGCGCGGTGTGCTCGATGATGAAGTGCCCGTCCAGGAAGATGCTCTGCGCCTGCGTGAGGATGGAGAACTCACGGTTCAGGTGGCCCCAGCGCACCTGCACCATGCCCACCTTCGCGTCCGCGAAGAAGGGCACCGTGCGCATCAGGAAGTCGGGGCTGGGGACGAAGTCCGCGTCGAACACCGCCACGTACTCGCCCGTGGCCAGCTTGAGGCCGTTCTCCAGCGCGCCCGCCTTGAAGCCCTGGCGGTTGACGCGGTGGATGTAGACGATGTCGTGGCCCTTCTGGCGGTGGCGCTCCACGCACGCGCGCGCGATGCCGCACGTCTCGTCCGTGGAGTCGTCCAGCACCTGGATCTCCAGCAGCTCACGCGGGTAGTCGATGCGGCACACCGACTCCACCAGGCGCTCCACCACGTACATCTCGTTGAAGATGGGCAGCTGGATTGTTACCCGAGGCAGCGCGGGGAGCGTGCCATTGGGCGTCGGCAGCTTGAACTTGTGGCGGTAATACAGAAACGCCATGCGGTAGCGGTGGGAGCCGTAGACTCCCAACACGCTCAGCAAGCTGAAGTAGACTGCCAGGAAGATGATCTCGACGGTGGTCATCGGTGACGCTCAGCCCCTCCCGCCGGCCCAGTCGCCAGCGGTCCTACCAGACGTGGCGGCATGCCCGACCGACCGCTCACGCTGACCGCCGCCTGTGGGTCTGCTGAGCCCCGCCCCGTATGTGCCCGAAAAGACAGGGCTTTGACCTTCCGGCTACTGATCGCCGCCGGACAATAGGGAGCGACCCGGGTCGTGTCAAACTATTCCCCGGATTCGAGAGGCTTTGCACGGCGGATTTGACGCAGGATGTCACCCCCTCCTTCCCTGCGTCCAGGGGCTTGCGGGACGACGTCCCGGGTGCTCCGAGCGGCGCAGGACCTAGCGGGCGATGCGCAGGGGCACGGGCGCGACGGGGGCGGCCTCGGTGACGTGGGACTCGTCGCGGGTGGCGCGGTCGAGCACGCCCTGCACCAGCGCCGGGAAGTCCAGGCCCGCGCGGGCGGCGATCTTCGGCAGGAGGCTGGTGGGGGTGAAGCCCGGCAGGGTGTTCACCTCCAGCACCACGTCGTTCTCCGTGTCGGAGCAGAGCAGGTCCACGCGGCCGTAGCCCCGGCAGCCCAGGGCGCGGTACGCGGCCAGCGCGAGCGACTCCACGTTGACGCGGCGGGTGTCGGACAGGCGGGGCGGGAGGAAGTACTGGGTGCCGCCCTTGTACTTGGCCTCGTAGTCGAAGCCCTCGCGGGGGAAGGCCACCTCGCAGCTGCCCAGCACGCTGTCGCCGAGGATGCCCACCGTCACCTCCTGGCCCTTCACGAAGCGCTCCACCAGGGCCTCGCCGCCGAAGCGGCACGCCTGGGCCACCGCGGGCACCAGGGCCCCGGCGTCGTGCACCACGGACAGGCCCACGGACGAGCCGCCCTTCGCGGGCTTCACCACGCAGGGGAAGCCGTTGTCGCCGTGCAGCTCCAGCGCGCGCTCCGCGTCCTCGCGGGCCACCCGGTAGCCCCGGGGCGTGGCCAGGTTGTGCAGCTGGAAGAGCTTCTTCGCCATGGGCTTGTCCATGGCCAGCGCGGAGGCCAGCACGCCGGAGCCGGTGTACGGAATCTCCAGCAGCTCCAGCAGGCCCTGCACGCGGCCGTCCTCCCCCATGCGCCCGTGCAGCGCGAGGAAGGCGACCTCGATGTCGGCCGCGCGCAGCGCCCGGTCCAGGCCCGGGCCCGCGAAGACGCGGGTGACGGTGTGTCCCAGGGTCTCCAGGGCCGCCACCACGGCCTCCCCCGTCTTGAGCGAAATCTCCCGCTCCTCACCCCACCCGCCCATCAGCACTCCCACGCGCTTGCCCATGTCGTTGATGCCTCCTTGGGCTCGCGTCAGAGCACGGATGATGCCACGCACCGGCCGTGGTCCCCGGCGCGGACGTCGCGTGCAAGTGGTTGGAATGACGGGGGTTTCGCGGTGACGCCCGCAGGCAGGCAGCCGTGTCCGGGGGGACACGGCGCGGCCCGGCGGCCACGTGCGGGAGTGTTTACAGGGCGCCGCACCCAGGCCCTGGAGATCCGGACCCGAGGCGCGGCGGCGGCAGGCCCGGAGGGCCCGCGCCGTGGGAGACCGGGCCCGGCGACCGGTGCGGTGACCGGTGACGCGAGCCCGGTGCGGGGACTTCAGCCTCCGTCGTGGAGGCCGCCGTCGGACAACAGACCGCCATCCGAGGTGCCGGCATCCGAGCCGACACCGGCGTCGGTAGGGCCGGCGTCGGTGGTCCCCGCGTCGGACGTGCCGGCGTCAGAGGGAGCGCTGTCGTCGGAGGTGCAGACCTGGTCGCGGCAGACGTAGCCCTCCTGGCACTTGCCCTGATCACAGGGCTGCCCTTCGGGGTCGAAGTCGACGAGCAGGCTGCAGGCGGACAGCCCCAGGACCAGGGCCGAGGGAACGATGAGCGATGAAAGGCGGCGCATGGCTAGTAGTTCCGGAGATCGTCTTCGTCGAGCTTGGGGCGCTTCTTCTCTTCCTCGCGCTTGCGCTTGGCGTCTTCCTCCGCCTTGCGCTTCGCCTCCTCGTCCGCCTTGCGCTTCGCCTCCTCCTGCTGCTTGCGCTGGGCCTCTTCGTCCTTCTTGCGCTGCTCCTCCTCGCGCTTGAGACGGGCCGCCTCCTCACGCTGGCGCTTCGCCTCGGCCTCGCGCTCCTTGCGCGTCAGCTTCTTCGCGGGCGGGGCGGGTGGGGGCTCCGGGGGCGGCTCGAAGGCGGGCGGCGGGGGCGTTTTCGCCGGGGCCTGCTCGGGGGCCGGCGTGGACGTGGCGTTCGCCTTGGGGGCGGGCTCCGTCTTCGCGGCGGGCGGAGGCGGCGGCATGGGCAGCGCCTCCTTCATGGGCTTCTCTTCACGGGCCGGCGCGGCGCGCGCGGGCGGCGTGCTCGCGGGGGGGCTGGACGACGACGAGCCCCCACCCTTCTTGTAGAACGCCAGGTAGCTGCCGGCGCCCGCGGACACCAGGCCCGCCAGCACGCCGATGTCCGCCACCAGCGCGTACGTCTTGCCGGTGCTCTTCAGGTCCTCCGCGCGCGTGCTGCCCTGCGGCGCGGTCTTGAACGCGTCCGCCTTGGAGGAGGCCTCCAAGCCGAAGTAGATGCCGCCCGCCAGCAGCGCCACGCCCGTGGCCAGCAGCACGTAGCCCGCGGTGCGGCGGCTCACGCCCCCGCCACCGGCGAAGTGCTTCACCGGCTTGCCGTCGACGCGCGCCGCGTCCTGGGCCACCAGCCCCGTCAGCAGCGCCTCGGAGCCCGTGGCCATCGCGTCACCGCGCGGCACCTGGCCCAGCGCGTACGCCTGGTTGTGGCCGTCCGCCACGTCCATGCGCAGGCCGGTGACGGTCAGCGGCGCGTTGCCCGGGCCGCCGCGCACCACCAGCGCCAGCACCTGCGGCACGCCCGCGAGCGCGCCCAGCTCCTGCAGCGCCTTGTCGCGCTCTTCGTCATCGGGGTTCTTCGCGATGCGCTCCACGAGCGCGGCGTAGCGCTGCTGCACCGGCAGCTTCGTGAGCGTGAAGGAGGACTCGCCCTCGCGCGCCCGGCCCTCCGTCACGACGTAGCCCGGCGCCACCAGCGTCACGTAGTGGTCCGCGCGCGTCAGGCCGGTGAGCGCCAGCGGGGACACGCCCCGGTAGGCCCCGTCCACGAACACCTGCGCGGCAACGGGCTGCGTGCGCACCGACAACGTCGCCTGCGCGCCGTCCAGCTGCGCCTTGCGCTCCTTCTCCACGAACGCGACCTCTTCGGGCGGGAAGAAGTTGGGGTTGAACGTCGCGCGCGGATCCACCGCGAGCACGCCGCGCATCTCCAGCTCCGCGGCCTTGTTCTCCCCGTTGGCCACCTGCGTCGCGGCCTTCATCACCCGCGCGCGGCTCAAGAGCGGGAACGCGCGAGACAGGTCCGCCTGCTCGTAGTCCTTCACCGCCTTGTCGAAGCTCTGGAGCGCCTTCACGGTGTCCAGCTCGTCGTACGCCTTCAAGCCGTCCTTGAGCGCGGCGTTGCCCTCCACCGCCTTCGCCTGGCGCGCGCTCGCGCCCTGGGGGTCCAGCGCGTCCGTCAGCCGCACCAGCTCCAGGCGCCCGGAGCGGGCCACGGCCTGCTCGGCCCAGTGCGCCAGCGCCAGCGCCTCACCCTCCAGCGACGCATCCACGGGAATGGCCACCACCGCCACGCGGGGGCCCGTCGCCGACGGCAGCGTTCGCGGCATCAGCCGCAGCGGTACGTGTTGCTGCTGCGCGGCGGCGGGGCCCATGGCCAGCATTCCCACCAGCCAGCCACTGAGCGTCGCGTGCAGCGCGCGATTGAAAGGACGTCGCATCCGGTCTCCCTCGTTGCTGTGCGCATTACACGCACTGCGAGGCGGAACGCCACCTCGAAAGGGGGTTTCAGCGACCCGCGGTGCTCCCGGAGGCCCGGGACGCGGGCCCTGGCGCCAACCCATGGAGGTAGTTGAGCGCGACCTTCAGCTGTGGATCCGCGAGCTTCGCCGTCACCGCCCAGTCCTTCAGGTTCGTGGGCAGGGTGCGCGGCTGCGCGGCGACCTCCGACGTCGCCTGGGACGGCTCCGCCTTGAAGTGGCGCCGCAGGTCCTTCTCCCGGGGCGCGTCGCTCCCCGTCTTCCCGGAGGAGTCCTCCGGCACCAGGAAGTCCGGGGTGATGCCCTTCTCCTGGATGCTGCGGCCCTTGGGCGTGTAGTAGCGCGCGATGGTGAGCTTCAGGCCGGAGCCGTCCTCCAGCTCGATGATGGTCTGCACGCTGCCCTTGCCGAAGGTCTGCGTGCCCATGATGACCGCGCGGCCGTGGTCCTGGAGCGCGCCGGCGACGATTTCGGACGCGGAGGCGCTGCCCGCGTTGACCAGCACCACCAGCGGGTAGTCCTTCTCCGTGTCGCGGTCGCGGCTCTTCTCCTCGGAGGCGTTGCGGCCGTCGCGCCCGCGCGTGGACACGATGGGCAGGTTGCCCGGCAGGAAGCGGTCGCTCATGGCCACGGCCTGGTCCAACAGGCCGCCGGGGTTGTTGCGCAGGTCCAGCACCAGGCCGTCCAGCTCCCTGCCGCCGTTGAGCGCGCGCAGCCGGTCCAGCTCCTTCTTCAGCGACACGTCCGTGCGGTCCTGGAAGTTCTTCACCTTCACGTGACCGATGCCGTCGTAGAGCGCGCCTTCCACGGACACGATGCGGATGTGGTCGCGCAGGATGGCCAGCTCGCGCGGGGCGTTGAAGCCCGCGCGCATGAGCGTGAGCAGCACGCGGCCGCCCGCGGGCCCGCGCATCTTCTGGAGCGCGCGGCCCAGGTCCATGCCCTGGGTGCTCTCCCCGTCGATGGCGAGCAGCTCGTCCCCCGCCTTGATGCCGGCGCGCGCCGCGGGCGTGTCGTCGATGGGCGCCACCACCACCAGCCGGTCGCCCTTGCGCGCGATCTCAATGCCCAGGCCGCCGAACTCGCCGGACGTGTCGATCTTCATCTCCCGGAAGAGCTCCGGGGGCATGTAGACGGTGTGCGGATCCAGCGTGTCGAGCATCCCCTGGATGGCGCCCTGGATGAGCGTCTTCCTGTCCACGGGCTCCACGTAGTTGTTCTCCACGTAGGAGAGCACCCGCGCGAACAACTCCAGCTGGCGGTACGCGGACTCCTCCCGGCTGGCCGCGTCCGCTGGCTTCTGCGCGAGCGCGGGCGCGCCCCACACGAGGAGCGCGGCGAGTCCCATGCGCCACGGCTTCGGGAAACGGGTCACGGGGGCGCGTCCTTGGGG
This genomic stretch from Corallococcus caeni harbors:
- the ftsY gene encoding signal recognition particle-docking protein FtsY; translated protein: MKTPTSLDALLAQVPPAPSPAPTPGGGTTQPGTGTPPDTGLTGGEVVGIGGAALFVVLALVAARKLFGRKRVPEAPRKPEEAPQLPAERPELRVELPPNEAELARRRELDDAHARMDELRRQRETASFAAHAAKDPAEKARLEAEVRALKEKEEDAKRVEYRAKKAVDDETRERRKREQAEAVRLREEAVAQEAAQAEAARQAEAAAARAKVEAEGGRTLAQGLDRTRNQGFMARLNGLFGGQRTMDESVLSELEEILFTADIGVRTADHLVEVAREKLKRNELKDPERIKGAIRDEVARMVDLPVPRSLEGGGPPHVVMVVGVNGAGKTTTIGKLAAQLTGQGKKVVLAAGDTFRAAATEQLDVWAGRAGAQLVTGPEGGDPSSVIFDAVKKAKEEGADVIIADTAGRLHTKAPLMEELKKVKRVMDKALPGAPHEILLVLDSTNGQNAIQQAKQFHEAVGVSAIALTKLDGTAKGGVIIGICDELKLPVVWVGVGEKVADLRRFEPREFVKALFD
- a CDS encoding M1 family aminopeptidase — encoded protein: MRTLPGWWLLCALLSGPAAAAPPAAPAIPGAGSVAPSVAPEVQLCLQHLKPGERDRAAKALGPLESVPLYRVQLEVEPKERRVWGKVQVQLVAKGPRPLTELYLRLTPNTRSRQVTLSSAKLNGKAVALELGPEPTLQRITVEPPVAPGGTVSLEVAVKGTVPRAAPGAESLMGLGGGGKTGADDHGAFSATADVVSLVGVVPQVPPVDDQGQPWAGPQGMGDLALYEPAHVLATLTVPSGWAAHATGTPLGEVPERDGRVRYSFAAAAVRDFPVLVTRGYQSATSTVNGVTVESHFAAQDAATGKRVLKYASQALTEFEKRLGPLPYTHFRVVQAPLSGGAGGMEFPGLVTVGTSLYRAKQDPLKMLAGMPGMEAFQELLDAQGAGLLAQVGAQVGESLERTLEFTVAHEVAHQYFAGLVGSDPIHDPVVDESLAQYAALLYMEWAHGPEAAESLRNEALVMPYQFFRLSGGRDGRADRPTGDFDGGELEYGALVYGKAPLLHHASRKLVGDSAFFKALRAYVDTYRFKWACKACFTQELAKASPANAKALGQLRARWWEEAHGDEDLGAADLQGLMEAMGGDLGDVKLDAQTQQLLEQLLPQLMGQ
- a CDS encoding PEGA domain-containing protein, encoding MSLRRFAILSLVATLALPSAAFAQDNDDLLAPTEETKPTKSKGKPKTAKPKPTVKRKTPPKKEKLGARKGKTGKGTATATAEDVAPAKATLVLKLGSNARTAKVTVDGQEVNPLTPLELAPGEHTVIARRQNYSDFNQQVTLAPGQTAELTLALDAATGFATLRADVPRVTVFVDGTRVGATPVENHPLSQGQHEIEFRGPAGLKDVKNINVRAGQLYVVEGRLRPSPEPAATAAVAQPDDTPRSTVLEPSKPAEPVDQPGLALGTEQPPEVKESTSKAWYQKWYVWVGVGVVAAAAGAGAYAVTKSPAELTPGQVCGGECDGSIGFSGLRPVMPAPGMRF
- a CDS encoding cellulose synthase family protein, with translation MTTVEIIFLAVYFSLLSVLGVYGSHRYRMAFLYYRHKFKLPTPNGTLPALPRVTIQLPIFNEMYVVERLVESVCRIDYPRELLEIQVLDDSTDETCGIARACVERHRQKGHDIVYIHRVNRQGFKAGALENGLKLATGEYVAVFDADFVPSPDFLMRTVPFFADAKVGMVQVRWGHLNREFSILTQAQSIFLDGHFIIEHTARNRAGCFFNFNGTAGIWRRSTISDAGGWQHDTLTEDLDLSYRAQLKGWQFIFLPEVISPAEVPVDMNAFKSQQHRWAKGSIQTAKKLLPTILKSDLPLLVKREAFFHLTNNMAYLLMVLLSVLMPISMVVRFQHGLYGTLFLDLPFFITATASVCVFYVAAQRERGVKGWERFKYLPFLMSLGIGLAINNAKAVGEALLNQQSGFARTPKTGAEGKSVKAVKKSYRGSKTLMPVVELLFAAYFTGALWFAIDARIYTSVPFIILFLAGFLYVGVSSLLQGFAGKAKVADAVPAVTSSEEQPRQAA
- a CDS encoding D-alanine--D-alanine ligase gives rise to the protein MGKRVGVLMGGWGEEREISLKTGEAVVAALETLGHTVTRVFAGPGLDRALRAADIEVAFLALHGRMGEDGRVQGLLELLEIPYTGSGVLASALAMDKPMAKKLFQLHNLATPRGYRVAREDAERALELHGDNGFPCVVKPAKGGSSVGLSVVHDAGALVPAVAQACRFGGEALVERFVKGQEVTVGILGDSVLGSCEVAFPREGFDYEAKYKGGTQYFLPPRLSDTRRVNVESLALAAYRALGCRGYGRVDLLCSDTENDVVLEVNTLPGFTPTSLLPKIAARAGLDFPALVQGVLDRATRDESHVTEAAPVAPVPLRIAR
- a CDS encoding PEGA domain-containing protein, which gives rise to MRRPFNRALHATLSGWLVGMLAMGPAAAQQQHVPLRLMPRTLPSATGPRVAVVAIPVDASLEGEALALAHWAEQAVARSGRLELVRLTDALDPQGASARQAKAVEGNAALKDGLKAYDELDTVKALQSFDKAVKDYEQADLSRAFPLLSRARVMKAATQVANGENKAAELEMRGVLAVDPRATFNPNFFPPEEVAFVEKERKAQLDGAQATLSVRTQPVAAQVFVDGAYRGVSPLALTGLTRADHYVTLVAPGYVVTEGRAREGESSFTLTKLPVQQRYAALVERIAKNPDDEERDKALQELGALAGVPQVLALVVRGGPGNAPLTVTGLRMDVADGHNQAYALGQVPRGDAMATGSEALLTGLVAQDAARVDGKPVKHFAGGGGVSRRTAGYVLLATGVALLAGGIYFGLEASSKADAFKTAPQGSTRAEDLKSTGKTYALVADIGVLAGLVSAGAGSYLAFYKKGGGSSSSSPPASTPPARAAPAREEKPMKEALPMPPPPPAAKTEPAPKANATSTPAPEQAPAKTPPPPAFEPPPEPPPAPPAKKLTRKEREAEAKRQREEAARLKREEEQRKKDEEAQRKQQEEAKRKADEEAKRKAEEDAKRKREEEKKRPKLDEDDLRNY
- a CDS encoding S41 family peptidase, which codes for MTRFPKPWRMGLAALLVWGAPALAQKPADAASREESAYRQLELFARVLSYVENNYVEPVDRKTLIQGAIQGMLDTLDPHTVYMPPELFREMKIDTSGEFGGLGIEIARKGDRLVVVAPIDDTPAARAGIKAGDELLAIDGESTQGMDLGRALQKMRGPAGGRVLLTLMRAGFNAPRELAILRDHIRIVSVEGALYDGIGHVKVKNFQDRTDVSLKKELDRLRALNGGRELDGLVLDLRNNPGGLLDQAVAMSDRFLPGNLPIVSTRGRDGRNASEEKSRDRDTEKDYPLVVLVNAGSASASEIVAGALQDHGRAVIMGTQTFGKGSVQTIIELEDGSGLKLTIARYYTPKGRSIQEKGITPDFLVPEDSSGKTGSDAPREKDLRRHFKAEPSQATSEVAAQPRTLPTNLKDWAVTAKLADPQLKVALNYLHGLAPGPASRASGSTAGR